From Impatiens glandulifera chromosome 7, dImpGla2.1, whole genome shotgun sequence:
CGTTTCCAAACAattccaatttataaattattttttcactcTTTTTAAGATTGtgtacttttattttataactgcTTATTGTTAAGAATATAGTTGGTTTAAGAGATAAATGttgcatttaaaaaaacaaaatattttgtaattgtatATCTTATTATTCACCCCATAAGAAATTTGTCAATATGATCTCTTTATAACATTCAAACTTTTGTTCATATATGACTACAAACCATCTTTGACCTTCCTTTATTTAAGAGATCGATATTATAAATCCACCAAAAATCACAATACAAGTGATTCTAAATGGATGATAAGtcgtgatatatatataagttttggCTATGACAACAATCAAGCATCGGTCCATGTAATATTCATGAATCCCCGCTTATTTTTAGGGACGCCCAACGCTTTCCACACAGCTCTAGATGCATCAACGATATTGTTGTCACAAGGCGGTTGGTAATCGTGATCCTCATCACACCCTAAAGTCGAGTCGCACTCGTCTACAACCATAGCCTTAACGCTTCGTCCATTATTGGCGctaacaattatataattgTGGCACCTCTTCCCGTTGTTATACCATCCGGTAGAAAGGGCAACTATGGGGATGTCGTTTGAGTGGTACTTGTTGTCACATTCAGAAGGGGAACCGCCATCTTGGTCTTTTTGAAAACCGTTTAAGGTTAGAATTGCTTGAGTTTTAGAAGTTACAGTAGGGGAGCATTTGTAGGTGGAGTATAATTGACCTTGGTTGCAACATTCGGAATCATTATCTCGATTGCATTTGCCTGGAGGAGGCTTTTTTCCTCGGATTTTTCCATTAGGTTTGCAAACTTTTAATGATTCCGAGGCTTCAACGTGATCATGATAGT
This genomic window contains:
- the LOC124910014 gene encoding kiwellin-1-like; translation: MKKLINHSINLSNFVFVLLILLICNYYHDHVEASESLKVCKPNGKIRGKKPPPGKCNRDNDSECCNQGQLYSTYKCSPTVTSKTQAILTLNGFQKDQDGGSPSECDNKYHSNDIPIVALSTGWYNNGKRCHNYIIVSANNGRSVKAMVVDECDSTLGCDEDHDYQPPCDNNIVDASRAVWKALGVPKNKRGFMNITWTDA